One stretch of Tribolium castaneum strain GA2 chromosome 5, icTriCast1.1, whole genome shotgun sequence DNA includes these proteins:
- the ctrip gene encoding E3 ubiquitin-protein ligase TRIP12 isoform X1, translating to MADPANANAAASTSRRKRVLPPQPRAEAKRLCPQEDDSRHKVDTAKTSLANNKHPKSKNQEEFASTSRQIKKKQGVASTSRTSRSHPDIFELELPEVTRQKRNKNTTEINHKHNNIATTSKHSTEPSSSSLDSFNSKASTSKSSSSSKHKLKKFRKNSKSPTTHKTEAKEHRGEKSGSSHRLEKHRIRCKVEIKDSPRQRNNHRRSERYSSRSDIGLNHKKYESEESLSSENSVHKYPLRSRSFTDQSSQTSHQSRKSPSGRVKRELVALGATSSQPNTREEQEPSRLTRSGAVLRRSTRNSKAHSSTTGSCASSSGASGSGSSSRRAARQHKVGAAAPALLTAPATHAAAAMAADQPDMPNNGLSASEEPPSPQEATQAMPSSGGPSGPGADSESEDSEVGRLQALLEARGLPPHLFGALGPRMQHLLHRSMGSNSSVARAQALLPGLQATGDEGQQLQAVIEMCQVLVMGNEEILTGFPVKPVVQALITLLGMEHNFDIMNHACRALTYMMEALPRSSAIVVDAVPVFLEKLQVIQCMDVAEQSLTALDMLSRRHSKAILQARGVSACLMYLDFFSINAQRNALSITANCCLNLTSEEFQYVQESLPLLASRLTQQDKKCVESVCLAFSRLVDSFQLEPARLQEIASTELLTNLQQLLVVTPPVISTGTFITVLRMLSVMCANCPDLALTLLKQNIAETLLYLLTGSAEVNQDEVELIPRQPQEQFEITALIGELMPKLPSDGIFAVDALLERPSNVAKDQPVWQWRDDRGLWHAYGAVDSRIIEAAHLNGDDEVSLNTLGRIYTIDFHSMQQINEDTGTSRPVQRRFTPTSAQSSGSESSHSGSRPNSASRDARVACLREERGLAAAFIRSLFSVLYEVYSSSAGPAVRCKCLKALLRMVYYASPELLKDVLKNQVVSSHIAGMMASSDLRIVVGALQMAEILMNKLPEEFGVHFRREGVIHQINRLADPEIPLGGSPPKSSYSSASFSSTLNEPSTSQPSSSSSHIANGSATSSHIGTPLSSAMYTSTPDTQRVQESETRSPSPSHVRLSDVLKRKRVPKRSGVSSRSKTRHEDLPISPSLMQDLFTKAASLGTSTPSNSSRPRYSGSSSKTSFLQSLNPARWGRTMNSSHDRNYSKDALNSLTKSASNSHITAGNREKTRTWVREQASKFIETYSANEEDHHPATNVITRLKSAIEKLPTIRCAEALRELREILIDSDVSPFEVNYSGLIKSLLVYLADVEGPFDRDQRLRIMLNVFAGCPLEANVTEITQLNSAWMSALVAKLNGCVSQLEQFPVKVHDLPASSGAGRGGTSALKFFNTHQLKCNLQRHPDCTNLKQWKGGTVKIDPLALVQAIERYLVVRGYGRLRDKDSADSDDGDSDDDIDDTLAGVVISQSGARHKLQFLIGNNVLPYNMTVYQAVRQFSNNGNDQSETDTDNETPLGNVGIWVQTHVIYYRPLKEDGSSSGKPSSSSGTSSSHSSRKGKGSSSKSTSRRKGDDLWNEGITPLVHSPLSPFLTTQLPDSVTIQDASLEVLCLLRILNALNLYWSTLYPAIEYRPIVSPSEFLNSKIAAKASRQLQDPLVIMTGNLPNWLQQIASVCPFLFPFETRQLLFYATSFDRDRALQRLLDMSPELSSSDSQERVTPRLDRRKRTISRIDILKQAEQVMQDLASSKALLEVQYENEVGTGLGPTLEFYALVSKELQKSNLELWNAPDSHSSEYVNCPAGLFPSPLPRGAKVGQITKVKSKFRFLGKFMAKAVMDSRMLDLPFSLSFYRWLLGQEHCLILADLKYVAPEIYKNLKKMHAVVRQRDAILQDPNLTPEQKEEEVEKLEFDGCPISELGLDFVLPGHNVELIKNGKSTHVTIHNLHLYIKLVTHWMLVEGVNRQMESLREGFESVFPLQNLRVFQPEELEAVFCGSPRDSIAGWDIKTLMECCKPDHGYTPDSRAIRFLFEVLSSYDREEQRMFVQFLTGSPRLPVGGFKALSPPLTVVRKTLEPNMNPDDFLPSVMTCVNYLKLPDYTSIEVMRMKLHLAASEGQHSFYLS from the exons GTGTAAGGTGGAAATCAAGGATTCTCCAAGACAGAGAAACAACCATAGACGTTCAGAACGCTATAGCAGCAGAAGTGACATAGGTCTGAACCACAAGAAATACGAATCGGAGGAGAGCCTGAGTAGTGAGAACAGCGTGCATAAATATCCTCTCCGAAGTCGTAGCTTTACCGACCAGAGCTCTCAAACCAGCCATCAATCAAGAAAGTCACCATCCGGACGAGTAAAACGTGAACTTGTAGCACTGGGGGCGACCAGCAGTCAGCCTAATACTCGTGAGGAGCAGGAGCCCTCTCGCCTCACGCGAAGCGGAGCAGTGCTGAGGCGTAGCACACGAAATAGCAAAg CGCACAGCTCAACAACGGGTTCCTGTGCAAGCTCGAGCGGCGCAAGTGGCAGCGGCAGCAGCTCGAGACGAGCAGCGAGGCAGCATAAGGTGGGGGCGGCCGCTCCGGCTCTCCTTACAGCCCCTGCCACTCACGCTGCCGCAGCCATGGCCGCCGATCAACCAGATATGCCCAACAATGGCCTGTCAG CTTCGGAAGAGCCACCGTCTCCACAGGAGGCCACACAGGCGATGCCTTCCAGCGGGGGCCCTTCCGGACCTGGGGCCGACTCCGAAAGCGAGGACAGCGAAGTGGGGCGTCTGCAAGCTCTCTTGGAGGCGAGAGGACTTCCTCCGCATTTGTTTGGCGCATTAGGCCCTCGAATGCAGCATTTGTTGCACAGGAGTATGGGATCCAACAGCT ctgTCGCTAGAGCACAAGCACTTTTACCAGGTCTACAAGCTACAGGTGACGAAGGCCAACAGCTACAAGCTGTCATAGAGATGTGCCAAGTGTTGGTGATGGGTAACGAGGAGATTCTTACCGGCTTTCCTGTCAAGCCAGTAGTACAAGCATTGATCACTCTGCTGGGAATGGAGCATAATTTTGATATT atgAATCATGCTTGTCGTGCTTTGACCTACATGATGGAAGCTCTTCCAAGATCATCTGCGATTGTCGTAGATGCTGTTCCTGTTTTTCTCGAGAAACTACAAGTTATACAGTGTATGGATGTTGCAGAACAGTCGCTTACTGCGCTTGATATGCTGTCTCGTCGTCATTCTAAAGCGATTTTACAAGCG CGGGGCGTTTCTGCGTGCTTGATGTACTTGGATTTCTTTTCCATAAACGCCCAACGCAACGCCCTTTCAATCACGGCAAACTGTTGCCTAAACCTGACATCGGAAGAATTCCAATACGTACAAGAATCATTGCCCTTGTTAGCAAGCCGTTTAACCCaacaagataaaaaatgtgtcGAAAGCGTTTGCTTGGCATTTTCGCGTTTGGTCGATAGTTTTCAATTAGAACCAGCACGTCTCCAAGAAATTGCCAGTACTGAACTTCTAACCAACTTACAACAACTTCTAGTTGTGACCCCACCTGTAATAAGCACCGGAACATTCATCACAGTTTTAAGAATGCTATCAGTCATGTGTGCCAATTGTCCCGATCTAGCTTTAACTCTCCTCAAACAAAACATAGCCGAAACTTTGCTGTATTTACTGACCGGATCTGCGGAAGTTAACCAGGATGAAGTGGAGCTAATACCAAGGCAACCGCAGGAACAGTTCGAAATCACGGCTCTTATTGGCGAACTGATGCCTAAACTGCCATCTGATGGTATTTTCGCTGTAGATGCCTTACTTGAACGGCCCTCGAACGTGGCGAAGGACCAACCGGTGTGGCAATGGAGGGATGATCGTGGGTTGTGGCACGCTTATGGTGCTGTCGATAGTCGTATAATTGAGGCAGCGCATCTTAACGGCGACGATGAAGTCAGTTTGAACACTTTGGGGCGCATTTATACGATTGATTTTCATTCCATGCAACAAATCAACGAAGATACGGGTACTTCAAGACCGGTTCAACGTCGGTTCACACCAACTAGTGCCCAGTCAAGTGGGTCTGAATCATCGCATTCGGGAAGTCGCCCGAATTCAGCAAGTCGTGATGCTCGCGTTGCGTGCCTTCGCGAGGAGCGCGGCCTTGCAGCCGCGTTTATTCGTTCGTTGTTCTCCGTATTGTACGAAGTGTACTCGTCGAGTGCCGGACCGGCGGTTAGATGTAAGTGTTTGAAAGCCTTATTGAGGATGGTGTATTATGCCAGTCCCGAACTGTTGAAAGACGTTTTGAAAAACCAAGTCGTGAGTAGTCATATCGCCGGTATGATGGCGTCTAGTGATTTAAGAATCGTTGTTGGTGCCTTGCAAATGGCTGAAATTCTTATGAATAAGTTACCTGAAGAGTTCGGGGTGCACTTTAGGCGAGAGGGCGTCATACACCAGATTAACCGACTTGCGGACCCTGAG aTTCCATTAGGCGGTAGCCCCCCAAAATCGAGCTACAGCTCCGCTTCATTTTCCTCAACTTTGAACGAACCTAGCACTTCTCAACCCTCGAGCAGCTCCAGCCATATCGCGAACGGTTCAGCGACCAGTTCCCACATTGGCACTCCCCTGTCCTCAGCAATGTACACTTCGACTCCAGACACCCAACGTGTTCAAGAATCTGAAACTCGTTCACCTAGTCCCTCACACGTACGATTAAGTGACGTATTGAAACGTAAACGGGTACCGAAACGATCAGGAGTGTCGAGTCGTTCCAAGACACGTCACGAAGATCTCCCTATATCACCATCCCTAATGCAAGATTTGTTCACAAAAGCTGCATCTTTGGGCACGTCAACACCCAGCAATTCGTCAAGACCTCGATATTCAGGCTCCAGTTCAAAAACTAGTTTCCTACAGAGCCTGAATCCGGCGAGATGGGGAAGAACAATGAATTCCTCACACGATCGTAATTACAGCAAAGATGCCTTGAATAGTCTGACCAAATCGGCGTCAAACTCGCATATCACCGCTGGGAATAGAGAGAAGACAAGGACTTGGGTCCGCGAACAAGCTTCGAAATTCATTGAAACTTATTCAGCGAATGAAGAAGACCATCATCCTGCTACAAACGTTATCACGAGATTgaaatcggcgattgaaaagtTGCCCACGATTCGGTGTGCTGAGGCTTTGCGCGAGTTGCGCGAGATTTTGATAGATTCGGATGTGTCTCCATTCGAAGTGAATTACTCGGGGCTGATTAAATCCCTGTTGGTGTATTTGGCCGATGTTGAGGGGCCGTTTGACCGTGATCAGAGACTGAGGATCATGCTGAACGTATTCGCTGGTTGTCCCTTGGAAGCGAACGTGACTGAAATAACACAGTTGAATTCGGCTTGGATGAGTGCGCTTGTGGCGAAACTGAACGGCTGCGTCTCGCAGTTGGAACAGTTTCCTGTGAAAGTTCACGATTTGCCGGCGAGTTCGGGCGCTGGGAGGGGTGGAACTAGTGCTCTTAAGTTTTTCAATACACACCAGTTAAAG TGCAATTTACAAAGGCACCCCGATTGTACCAATTTGAAGCAGTGGAAGGGTGGTACGGTCAAAATCGATCCTCTTGCCTTGGTGCAAGCGATCGAGCGGTATTTGGTCGTTCGCGGGTACGGCCGTTTGCGTGATAAAGACAGTGCCGATAGTGATGATGGTGATTCCGACGATGATATCGACGATACGTTGGCGGGGGTTGTCATATCGCAGTCTGGAGCTAGGCATaagttacaatttttgataGGCAACAATGTTTTACCTTACAATATGACGGTGTATCAGGCTGTACGACAGTTTAGTAATAATGGCAATGACCAAAGTGAGACGGATACAGATAACGAAACTCCTTTAG GGAACGTTGGTATTTGGGTCCAAACACACGTAATTTATTATCGACCATTGAAGGAAGATGGTTCATCGTCTGGCAAACCTAGTTCATCGAGTGGAACGTCTTCGAGTCACTCGAGCAGGAAAGGGAAGGGGTCGTCAAGTAAGAGCACTTCTCGGCGTAAAGGAGACGACTTATGGAACG AAGGAATAACACCTCTCGTTCACTCGCCTTTGTCGCCGTTTTTAACGACTCAATTGCCCGATTCGGTGACAATTCAAGACGCCTCGTTGGAAGTGTTGTGTCTTTTGCGTATCTTGAACGCTCTCAACCTCTACTGGAGCACTCTGTACCCCGCCATAGAATACAGACCAATCGTTTCACCGTCGGAATTTCTCAATAGTAAAATAGCGGCAAAAGCCAGCCGCCAGCTTCAAGACCCCTTAGTCATAATGACCGGTAACCTCCCTAACTGGCTTCAACAGATCGCCTCAGTCTGTCCTTTCCTGTTCCCGTTTGAAACACGTCAACTACTATTCTACGCTACTTCATTCGACCGAGACCGGGCCCTACAGCGCCTCCTGGACATGTCACCAGAATTGAGTTCTAGTGACTCGCAAGAACGCGTCACTCCACGACTGGATCGAAGAAAACGCACCATTTCTCGAATTGATATTTTGAAACAGGCCGAACAAGTGATGCAAGACTTGGCGTCGTCGAAAGCACTCCTGGAAGTGCAATACGAGAACGAAGTCGGTACGGGATTAGGACCCACGTTGGAGTTCTATGCTCTTGTATCGAAAGAATTGCAAAAGAGTAATTTGGAATTGTGGAATGCACCCGATTCGCATAGCAGCGAGTACGTGAATTGTCCAGCCGGTTTGTTCCCGTCGCCGTTGCCGAGAGGCGCAAAAGTTGGACAGATTACGAAAGTTAAGAGCAAGTTTCGGTTTTTGGGCAAGTTCATGGCCAAGGCGGTTATGGATTCGAGAATG TTGGATCTTCCGTTTTCGTTGTCGTTTTATCGCTGGCTGTTGGGACAAGAGCATTGCTTGATCCTTGCCGATCTTAAGTATGTAGCACCCGAGATTTACAAGAATTTGAAGAAGATGCACGCCGTCGTGAGACAACGGGATGCCATATTGCAAGACCCCAACTTGACACCGGAACAAAAGGAGGAAGag GTCGAGAAGCTGGAGTTTGACGGCTGCCCGATCAGCGAGCTCGGCCTAGACTTCGTTCTTCCCGGGCACAACGTGGAGTTGATAAAGAACGGGAAGTCCACTCACGTCACGATCCACAATTTGCACCTTTACATAAAACTGGTGACACACTGGATGCTGGTTGAGGGCGTTAACCGGCAGATGGAGTCATTGCGCGAAGGATTCGAGTCCGTATTTCCGTTGCAAAACCTGCGTGTGTTCCAACCTGAAGAACTGGAGGCGGTGTTCTGCGGCAGTCCGCGCGATTCGATCGCCGGTTGGGACATCAAGACGTTGATGGAGTGTTGCAAACCGGATCACGGGTACACACCCGATTCCAGAGCGATCAGGTTCCTGTTTGAAGTATTGAGTTCATACGACCGCGAGGAGCAGAGGATGTTTGTGCAGTTTTTGACCGGAAGTCCGCGTCTACCGGTCGGAG GGTTTAAGGCACTGTCGCCACCGCTGACTGTGGTCCGGAAAACTTTGGAACCCAACATGAACCCTGATGATTTTCTCCCGTCTGTGATGACTTGTGTTAACTACCTCAAATTACCTGACTATACAAGCATTGAAGTGATGCGGATGAAACTTCACTTGGCTGCCTCTGAAGGACAGCATTCCTTCTATTTATcataa